Proteins encoded within one genomic window of Triticum aestivum cultivar Chinese Spring chromosome 2D, IWGSC CS RefSeq v2.1, whole genome shotgun sequence:
- the LOC123048108 gene encoding tau-cadinol synthase-like: protein MTAGIGSARRVKGGEEKGRPAASSDDHRAVAVLEHGCRREGRIRLSAHETKDLPSFAGTPLLVIGSLVGMGDEATDESFEWAIGYPDVVKACGEVTRFMDDLAAFKHYKNKLDVSSSLESYVNQHRVTSEMAIAVLDNLVEDAWKTTNQARFGRRALLPFVNRVTNLTKSMTLLFRDKNDLYTFSRGNKDRTRQHFIDPIPH, encoded by the exons ATGACTGCGGGCATAGGGAGCGCTAGGAGAGTAaaaggaggagaggagaaaggacgGCCAGCAGCGTCCTCCGATGATCACCGGGCGGTGGCGGTCCTGGAGCACGGCTGCAGGCGAGAGGGT AGGATCAGATTGAGTGCACACGAGACAAAGGATTTACCAAGCTTCGCGGGTACTCCGTTGCTAGTAATTGGCTCACTTGTTGGTATGGGCGACGAAGCAACCGATGAATCATTTGAGTGGGCCATCGGCTACCCTGATGTTGTAAAGGCTTGTGGTGAGGTGACACGTTTCATGGATGATTTGGCTGCATTCAAG CATTACAAGAACAAGCTGGACGTGTCGAGCTCCCTAGAGAGCTACGTGAACCAGCATCGTGTTACAAGCGAGATGGCCATCGCCGTGCTGGATAACCTGGTCGAAGATGCATGGAAAACCACAAACCAGGCACGATTTGGCCGCCGTGCACTTCTTCCTTTTGTCAACCGGGTCACCAACCTCACCAAGAGCATGACCTTGTTGTTCCGCGACAAGAATGACCTCTACACGTTCAGCCGTGGAAACAAGGACAGGACCCGGCAGCATTTCATC